A part of Arachis hypogaea cultivar Tifrunner chromosome 12, arahy.Tifrunner.gnm2.J5K5, whole genome shotgun sequence genomic DNA contains:
- the LOC112728443 gene encoding putative disease resistance RPP13-like protein 1, protein MAASLVEGAFLSSFLNVLFDRLSDDKFVNWIRGKKLDQDLRGMLENILNVVEAVLNDAEKKQITHNALKRWLKNLQDADDLLDEVCAKAATQKDPSNFLSHIFNSQDRDMVVTTIEEVIASLEDIAKYKDILGLEKIAAKNMLGWIPSTSLVKKSDMFVGREREAYLSEIVVR, encoded by the coding sequence ATGGCTGCATCACTTGTTGAAGgagcttttctctcttcttttctcaatGTTCTTTTCGACAGGCTGTCCGATGATAAGTTTGTCAACTGGATCCGAGGAAAGAAGCTTGACCAGGATCTGCGTGGAATGTTGGAGAATATTTTGAACGTGGTTGAAGCTGTGCTGAATGATGCTGAGAAGAAACAGATCACTCACAATGCTCTCAAGAGGTGGCTCAAAAATCTTCAAGATGCTGATGACTTGTTGGATGAAGTATGCGCCAAAGCTGCCACTCAAAAGGATCCAAGTAACTTCCTGTCTCATATCTTCAATTCACAAGATAGGGATATGGTTGTGACTACGATTGAAGAAGTCATTGCTAGCCTAGAGGATATTGCGAAATATAAAGATATTCTTGGTTTGGAAAAGATTGCAGCGAAGAACATGCTAGGGTGGATTCCATCAACCTCACTAGTTAAAAAATCTGATATGTTTGTTGGCAGGGAGAGAGAGGCATACCTTAGTGAAATTGTTGTTAGATGA
- the LOC140176885 gene encoding putative disease resistance RPP13-like protein 1: protein MLKACVCVGEEEFDVLKMTKTVIEKTGNSCHLNDLDTVQNHLKDKLEGKKFLVVVDDVWSSNREGWESFLTPFECGSEGGHIIVTSRLDSVASMVKTNDIQPLNLSLLHEEDCWLVFAKHTFFPTKSRDRLSLEIIGRKIVQKCKGLLLAVQTLGGLLRTKDHEREWIDVLNSEIWEFFEDESSILLALRISYYYLPSYLKRCFVYCSLYPKDYEFKRDKLVLLWKAEGLLQQPKSDISIEEVGYKYFIDLASRSFFSTF, encoded by the coding sequence ATGTTAAAAGCATGTGTTTGTGTTGGTGAGGaggaatttgatgttcttaagATGACAAAGACTGTGATAGAGAAAACTGGTAATTCTTGTCACCTAAATGATTTAGATACAGTTCAAAATCATTTGAAGGATAAGCTAGAAGGGAAGAAATTCTTGGTTGTTGTAGATGATGTGTGGAGCAGTAATCGTGAGGGTTGGGAAAGCTTTCTAACtccttttgaatgtggaagtgagGGAGGTCATATTATTGTAACATCCCGTCTTGATTCAGTTGCTTCAATGGTGAAGACTAATGACATTCAACCTCTCAATTTGAGTTTGTTGCATGAGGAAGATTGTTGGTTAGTGTTTGCAAAACATACATTTTTTCCTACTAAATCTAGAGACCGTTTATCTTTAGAAATTATTGGTAGAAAAATTGTTCAAAAGTGTAAAGGGTTACTTTTGGCTGTCCAAACACTTGGGGGCTTATTAAGAACAAAAGATCATGAGAGGGAATGGATTGATGTTTTGAATAGCGAGATTTGGGAGTTTTTTGAAGATGAGAGTAGCATTCTTCTTGCATTAAGAATCAGTTATTACTATCTCCCTTCGTACTTAAAACGTTGCTTTGTTTATTGTTCTTTATACCCAAAGGACTACGAATTCAAAAGAGATAAACTGGTGTTATTGTGGAAGGCAGAAGGTCTTTTGCAGCAACCAAAGAGTGACATCAGTATAGAAGAAGTtggttataaatattttattgatttAGCTTCAAGATCATTTTTTTCAACATTCTAA
- the LOC112728442 gene encoding uncharacterized protein produces the protein MVSFGCSSAGLVLQQELAMFSNIFKGSQQLLPSVAWKPEIVRYQYLCLSPILATFPNTIIFSFDIDECQQLFTTLSYQIGYTLKPLLDIFQDPALSSKIQVHPDGQVTFLGSAIEMKDFLSLVAE, from the exons ATGGTTTCTTTTGGTTGCTCTTCAGCAGGGCTTGTCTTACAGCAAGAACTTGCCATGTTCAGCAACATTTTCAAG GGTTCTCAACAACTTTTGCCCTCTGTTGCATGGAAACCAGAGATCGTTAGATATCAATATCTTTGTCTTAGTCCTATTCTTG CAACATTCCCAAACACAATTATTTTTAGCTTTGACATTGATGAGTGTCAACAACTGTTTACAACTCTTAGCTATCAAATTGGCTATACCCTGAAGCCTTTGCTAGATATTTTTCAAGACCCTGCTCTAAGTTCAAAGATTCAAGTTCATCCAGATGGTCAAGTTACATTTTTGGGTTCCGCAATTGAGATGAAAGATTTTCTTTCTCTAGTTGCTGAGTAA
- the LOC112728444 gene encoding disease resistance protein Roq1-like isoform X2, producing MASSSFNVPLIKHDLFISFRGEIRTSFLCHLIKRLRDDRIISFFVDEENLGAGDEISSALLQAIEESSISLVIFSKDYASSRWCMEELVKIIECKEQYQRTLVPVFYNVDPSHVRHQKRTFEEAFDVHTEKYRENMAKVQNWRSALRKAADLSGIHYPSTFIRNEVELIEKIIEVVNEKLPPICPNKSKGVVGIDEQVKSIESLLAKMEPNEVGILGIWGMGGIGKTTIAQVIFNKYSSQYEGCCFLKNVREESERHGLDYLYEQLFSQLLKKQNLLVKGSANAISAIYERRLSQKEVLIVLDDVDTSDILDYLTGEQTCLAPGSRVIVTTRDKQILIAARAHRIYEVKRLSFKSSLELFCIKAFNKSYPENGYKKLSQMAVNYANGIPLALKVLGSFLCSKSAVVWKNALKKLQSCPDKRIFNVLKLSYDGLDDSDKSIFLDIAYFFKGECKDNVTRFLDSCSFYADVGIDNLESKALITISYNRIQMHDLIQQMGWEVVRQESNKDPTELTRINKPEDFHNLLKNSKGTNLVEGIMIDLSQIGDLHFNADTFKNMPQLRFLKFYAPWDEKQLNVYIPIPLEPFSARLKYLEWNSYPLNSLSSMFCVEQLVELRMPNSQISKLWDGTQELPNLIVLYLYGCKKLVELPDFSKATKLKTIDLWNCEKLCQLHPSILSIQTLEELYLTGCTKLKCVKSNLKSLKTFYAYNCLSLEKFSVSSEKLSDLDISFWRIKSLPNEIRSFFSLEYLCLSNCRKLIDLPRNIKAQSRLRALDVSGCSSLRAIPELPPSIEELYAVDCTSLETIFNLKAVFSLNRRKISFANCVRLEQESVNDIMEDAHLTIFRNVLLLSADPDQMINYYYYHKMLGCVCYPGYKVPKWFGCETRGASIIIELHQPYYELLGFFFCCVISQNLPSYYFEELDLVNIKCEYRHFGDGVKDTF from the exons ATGGCATCTTCTTctttcaatgttcctttaatcaAACATGATCTCTTCATAAGCTTTAGAGGAGAAATTCGCACTTCTTTTCTTTGCCATTTGATAAAAAGATTGCGCGATGACAGAATCATTAGTTTCTTTGTTGACGAGGAAAATCTTGGTGCTGGAGATGAGATCTCATCCGCACTTCTTCAAGCAATTGAGGAATCTTCCATTTCATTGGTCATCTTCTCGAAAGATTATGCTTCTTCGAGATGGTGTATGGAGGAGCTTGTGAAGATTATTGAATGCAAAGAACAATATCAAAGGACTCTGGTACCTGTTTTTTACAATGTTGATCCTTCTCATGTAAGGCACCAGAAACGAACTTTTGAAGAGGCTTTTGATGTCCACACTGAGAAGTATAGAGAAAACATGGCAAAGGTGCAGAATTGGAGATCTGCATTAAGAAAGGCTGCTGATTTGTCTGGAATCCATTATCCATCAACCTTCATCAG AAATGAAGTTGAGCTCATTGAAAAAATTATTGAAGTTGTGAATGAGAAGTTGCCGCCTATTTGTCCAAATAAATCCAAAGGTGTTGTTGGAATTGATGAACAAGTTAAGTCTATTGAATCGTTATTGGCAAAAATGGAGCCGAATGAAGTTGGAATCCTTGGAATTTGGGGCATGGGCGGTATAGGTAAAACAACCATTGCTCAAgttatattcaataaatattcCTCACAGTATGAAGGTTGTTGCTTCTTGAAAAATGTCAGAGAAGAATCAGAAAGGCACGGTCTGGATTATTTGTATGAGCAACTCTTTTCTCAACTACTGAAGAAACAAAATCTCCTTGTGAAAGGTTCTGCCAATGCAATATCTGCCATTTACGAGAGAAGATTGAGTCAGAAAGAAGTTCTCATAGTACTTGACGATGTGGATACATCAGATATATTAGATTATCTAACTGGAGAACAAACCTGCTTGGCACCAGGTAGTAGGGTCATTGTAACAACCAGAGACAAGCAGATACTCATTGCTGCAAGAGCACATAGAATATACGAGGTCAAGCGATTGAGCTTTAAGAGCTCCCTTGAGCTTTTTTGCATAAAAGCCTTTAACAAAAGCTATCCTGAAAATGGATATAAAAAGCTTTCACAAATGGCAGTTAATTATGCAAATGGCATTCCACTAGCCTTAAAAGTATTGGGTTCTTTTTTATGCTCAAAAAGTGCAGTAGTTTGGAAAAATGCACTAAAAAAACTCCAGAGTTGCCCTGATAAGAGGATTTTCAATGTGTTGAAATTGAGCTACGATGGATTAGATGATTCGGACAAGAGCATATTCCTTGACATTGCATACTTTTTCAAAGGAGAATGCAAAGATAATGTCACAAGATTTCTAGACTCATGTAGTTTCTATGCGGATGTTGGAATAGACAATCTTGAAAGTAAAGCTCTTATAACTATTTCctacaatagaatacaaatgcATGACTTGATACAGCAAATGGGTTGGGAAGTCGTTCGCCAAGAATCAAATAAAGATCCTACAGAGCTCACTCGAATAAATAAGCCTGAAGATTTTCACAATTTATTGAAAAATAGCAAA ggAACAAATTTAGTTGAAGGTATTATGATAGACTTGTCTCAAATTGGAGATCTACACTTCAATGCTGACACCTTTAAAAATATGCCTCAACTAAGGTTTCTTAAGTTTTATGCTCCATGGGATGAAAAACAGTTGAATGTGTACATTCCCATACCCCTGGAGCCGTTTTCTGCTAGACTCAAGTATTTGGAGTGGAATAGTTATCCTCTGAATTCTCTATCATCAATGTTCTGTGTGGAGCAGCTTGTTGAGCTTAGGATGCCAAACAGTCAAATTTCTAAACTTTGGGATGGAACGCAG GAACTTCCGAATTTGATAGTGCTTTACCTTTATGGATGTAAAAAGTTGGTAGAGCTTCCAGATTTCAGTAAAGCAACAAAGCTTAAAACGATAGATCTTTGGAATTGTGAAAAACTATGTCAACTTCATCCATCTATTTTATCCATCCAAACTCTTGAGGAATTATATCTTACTGGTTGCACAAAATTGAAGTGTGTCAAAAGCAATTTGAAGTCTCTTAAAACATTTTATGCTTATAATTGTTTAAGCCTGGAGAAATTTTCAGTGTCATCAGAAAAACTGTCGGATTTGGATATCTCTTTCTGGAGAATTAAAAGTCTACCAAATGAAATACGTAGCTTTTTTTCTCTTGAGTATCTTTGTCTTAGTAATTGCAGAAAGCTAATTGATCTCCCACGCAACATCAAAGCTCAATCAAGGTTAAGGGCTCTTGACGTAAGTGGTTGTAGTAGTCTTCGTGCTATACCAGAACTTCCACCATCTATTGAAGAGCTTTATGCTGTTGATTGCACATCACTTGAAACAATATTCAATTTGAAGGCAGTATTTAGTTTGAATAGGAGAAAGATCTCATTTGCAAATTGTGTGAGATTGGAACAAGAGTCAGTGAATGATATTATGGAAGATGCTCATCTCACAATATTCAGAAATGTTTTATTGTTGTCAGCAGATCCAGATCAGatgataaattattattattatcataaaatGTTAGGTTGTGTTTGTTATCCTGGGTACAAAGTTCCAAAGTGGTTCGGATGTGAAACAAGAGGAGCATCCATAATAATTGAACTTCATCAACCTTACTACGAGTTGTTGGGTTTCTTCTTCTGTTGTGTTATTTCTCAAAACTTACCTTCTTATTATTTTGAAGAATTGGATCTTGTCAATATCAAGTGTGAATACCGCCACTTCGGAGATGGCGTAAAGGACACATTT TGA
- the LOC112728444 gene encoding disease resistance protein Roq1-like isoform X1 gives MASSSFNVPLIKHDLFISFRGEIRTSFLCHLIKRLRDDRIISFFVDEENLGAGDEISSALLQAIEESSISLVIFSKDYASSRWCMEELVKIIECKEQYQRTLVPVFYNVDPSHVRHQKRTFEEAFDVHTEKYRENMAKVQNWRSALRKAADLSGIHYPSTFIRNEVELIEKIIEVVNEKLPPICPNKSKGVVGIDEQVKSIESLLAKMEPNEVGILGIWGMGGIGKTTIAQVIFNKYSSQYEGCCFLKNVREESERHGLDYLYEQLFSQLLKKQNLLVKGSANAISAIYERRLSQKEVLIVLDDVDTSDILDYLTGEQTCLAPGSRVIVTTRDKQILIAARAHRIYEVKRLSFKSSLELFCIKAFNKSYPENGYKKLSQMAVNYANGIPLALKVLGSFLCSKSAVVWKNALKKLQSCPDKRIFNVLKLSYDGLDDSDKSIFLDIAYFFKGECKDNVTRFLDSCSFYADVGIDNLESKALITISYNRIQMHDLIQQMGWEVVRQESNKDPTELTRINKPEDFHNLLKNSKGTNLVEGIMIDLSQIGDLHFNADTFKNMPQLRFLKFYAPWDEKQLNVYIPIPLEPFSARLKYLEWNSYPLNSLSSMFCVEQLVELRMPNSQISKLWDGTQELPNLIVLYLYGCKKLVELPDFSKATKLKTIDLWNCEKLCQLHPSILSIQTLEELYLTGCTKLKCVKSNLKSLKTFYAYNCLSLEKFSVSSEKLSDLDISFWRIKSLPNEIRSFFSLEYLCLSNCRKLIDLPRNIKAQSRLRALDVSGCSSLRAIPELPPSIEELYAVDCTSLETIFNLKAVFSLNRRKISFANCVRLEQESVNDIMEDAHLTIFRNVLLLSADPDQMINYYYYHKMLGCVCYPGYKVPKWFGCETRGASIIIELHQPYYELLGFFFCCVISQNLPSYYFEELDLVNIKCEYRHFGDGVKDTFVSKNLNFVSKRRCSCDHVLIWTDPFGSENILGEIERCRLRGGSDDDDSTCNQKMSFRFSIDRPKRGKRVQIRRENDEDCFIKGCGVIPMYASTLLDAIQNLELEFNLKPHHNPIPGINLDEVKSMMIRKSKGKSKLH, from the exons ATGGCATCTTCTTctttcaatgttcctttaatcaAACATGATCTCTTCATAAGCTTTAGAGGAGAAATTCGCACTTCTTTTCTTTGCCATTTGATAAAAAGATTGCGCGATGACAGAATCATTAGTTTCTTTGTTGACGAGGAAAATCTTGGTGCTGGAGATGAGATCTCATCCGCACTTCTTCAAGCAATTGAGGAATCTTCCATTTCATTGGTCATCTTCTCGAAAGATTATGCTTCTTCGAGATGGTGTATGGAGGAGCTTGTGAAGATTATTGAATGCAAAGAACAATATCAAAGGACTCTGGTACCTGTTTTTTACAATGTTGATCCTTCTCATGTAAGGCACCAGAAACGAACTTTTGAAGAGGCTTTTGATGTCCACACTGAGAAGTATAGAGAAAACATGGCAAAGGTGCAGAATTGGAGATCTGCATTAAGAAAGGCTGCTGATTTGTCTGGAATCCATTATCCATCAACCTTCATCAG AAATGAAGTTGAGCTCATTGAAAAAATTATTGAAGTTGTGAATGAGAAGTTGCCGCCTATTTGTCCAAATAAATCCAAAGGTGTTGTTGGAATTGATGAACAAGTTAAGTCTATTGAATCGTTATTGGCAAAAATGGAGCCGAATGAAGTTGGAATCCTTGGAATTTGGGGCATGGGCGGTATAGGTAAAACAACCATTGCTCAAgttatattcaataaatattcCTCACAGTATGAAGGTTGTTGCTTCTTGAAAAATGTCAGAGAAGAATCAGAAAGGCACGGTCTGGATTATTTGTATGAGCAACTCTTTTCTCAACTACTGAAGAAACAAAATCTCCTTGTGAAAGGTTCTGCCAATGCAATATCTGCCATTTACGAGAGAAGATTGAGTCAGAAAGAAGTTCTCATAGTACTTGACGATGTGGATACATCAGATATATTAGATTATCTAACTGGAGAACAAACCTGCTTGGCACCAGGTAGTAGGGTCATTGTAACAACCAGAGACAAGCAGATACTCATTGCTGCAAGAGCACATAGAATATACGAGGTCAAGCGATTGAGCTTTAAGAGCTCCCTTGAGCTTTTTTGCATAAAAGCCTTTAACAAAAGCTATCCTGAAAATGGATATAAAAAGCTTTCACAAATGGCAGTTAATTATGCAAATGGCATTCCACTAGCCTTAAAAGTATTGGGTTCTTTTTTATGCTCAAAAAGTGCAGTAGTTTGGAAAAATGCACTAAAAAAACTCCAGAGTTGCCCTGATAAGAGGATTTTCAATGTGTTGAAATTGAGCTACGATGGATTAGATGATTCGGACAAGAGCATATTCCTTGACATTGCATACTTTTTCAAAGGAGAATGCAAAGATAATGTCACAAGATTTCTAGACTCATGTAGTTTCTATGCGGATGTTGGAATAGACAATCTTGAAAGTAAAGCTCTTATAACTATTTCctacaatagaatacaaatgcATGACTTGATACAGCAAATGGGTTGGGAAGTCGTTCGCCAAGAATCAAATAAAGATCCTACAGAGCTCACTCGAATAAATAAGCCTGAAGATTTTCACAATTTATTGAAAAATAGCAAA ggAACAAATTTAGTTGAAGGTATTATGATAGACTTGTCTCAAATTGGAGATCTACACTTCAATGCTGACACCTTTAAAAATATGCCTCAACTAAGGTTTCTTAAGTTTTATGCTCCATGGGATGAAAAACAGTTGAATGTGTACATTCCCATACCCCTGGAGCCGTTTTCTGCTAGACTCAAGTATTTGGAGTGGAATAGTTATCCTCTGAATTCTCTATCATCAATGTTCTGTGTGGAGCAGCTTGTTGAGCTTAGGATGCCAAACAGTCAAATTTCTAAACTTTGGGATGGAACGCAG GAACTTCCGAATTTGATAGTGCTTTACCTTTATGGATGTAAAAAGTTGGTAGAGCTTCCAGATTTCAGTAAAGCAACAAAGCTTAAAACGATAGATCTTTGGAATTGTGAAAAACTATGTCAACTTCATCCATCTATTTTATCCATCCAAACTCTTGAGGAATTATATCTTACTGGTTGCACAAAATTGAAGTGTGTCAAAAGCAATTTGAAGTCTCTTAAAACATTTTATGCTTATAATTGTTTAAGCCTGGAGAAATTTTCAGTGTCATCAGAAAAACTGTCGGATTTGGATATCTCTTTCTGGAGAATTAAAAGTCTACCAAATGAAATACGTAGCTTTTTTTCTCTTGAGTATCTTTGTCTTAGTAATTGCAGAAAGCTAATTGATCTCCCACGCAACATCAAAGCTCAATCAAGGTTAAGGGCTCTTGACGTAAGTGGTTGTAGTAGTCTTCGTGCTATACCAGAACTTCCACCATCTATTGAAGAGCTTTATGCTGTTGATTGCACATCACTTGAAACAATATTCAATTTGAAGGCAGTATTTAGTTTGAATAGGAGAAAGATCTCATTTGCAAATTGTGTGAGATTGGAACAAGAGTCAGTGAATGATATTATGGAAGATGCTCATCTCACAATATTCAGAAATGTTTTATTGTTGTCAGCAGATCCAGATCAGatgataaattattattattatcataaaatGTTAGGTTGTGTTTGTTATCCTGGGTACAAAGTTCCAAAGTGGTTCGGATGTGAAACAAGAGGAGCATCCATAATAATTGAACTTCATCAACCTTACTACGAGTTGTTGGGTTTCTTCTTCTGTTGTGTTATTTCTCAAAACTTACCTTCTTATTATTTTGAAGAATTGGATCTTGTCAATATCAAGTGTGAATACCGCCACTTCGGAGATGGCGTAAAGGACACATTTGTAAGTAAAAATCTAAACTTTGTTTCTAAACGACGATGTAGCTGTGATCATGTTTTAATATGGACTGATCCATTTGGTAGTGAAAACATATTGGGTGAAATTGAGAGGTGCAGACTCAGAGGTGgcagtgatgatgatgatagcaCTTGCAACCAAAAGATGTCATTCAGATTCAGTATTGATAGACCTAAGAGAGGGAAGAGAGTCCAAATAAggagagaaaatgatgaagattGTTTTATCAAAGGGTGTGGGGTTATTCCAATGTATGCCTCAACTCTCTTGGATGCCATTCAAAATCTTGAATTGGAGTTCAACTTGAAGCCTCATCATAACCCCATCCCAGGGATAAATCTGGACGAAGTAAAAAGTATGATGATCCGGAAGAGCAAAGGAAAATCAAAACTCCACTGA
- the LOC112730624 gene encoding putative disease resistance RPP13-like protein 1 has translation MAASLVGGAFLSSFLNVLFDKLSDDKFVNWIRGKKLDQDLRGMLENILNVVKAVLNDAEKKQITDNAFKRWLKNLQYAVYDADDLLDEVCTKAATQKDPSNFLSHIFNSQDRDMVVTTIEEVIARLEDITKYKDILGLKKIAAKNMPINLTNTVQNHLKDKLEGKKFLVVVDDVWSSNREGWESFLTPFECGSEGSHIIVTSRLDSVASMVKTNDIQHLNLSLLHEEDCWLVFAKHTFFPTESSDRSSLEIIGRKIVQKCKGLPLAVQTLGGLLRTKDHEREWIGVLNSEIWEFSKDESSILPALRISYYYLPST, from the exons ATGGCTGCATCACTTGTTGGAGGAGctttcctctcttcttttctcaaTGTTCTTTTCGACAAGCTATCCGATGATAAGTTTGTCAATTGGATCCGAGGAAAGAAGCTTGACCAGGATCTGCGTGGAATGTTGGAGAATATTTTGAACGTGGTTAAAGCTGTGCTAAATGATGCTGAGAAGAAACAGATCACTGACAATGCTTTCAAGAGGTGGCTCAAAAATCTTCAATATGCTGTCTATGATGCTGATGACTTGTTGGATGAAGTATGCACCAAAGCTGCCACTCAAAAGGATCCAAGTAACTTCCTGTCTCATATCTTCAATTCACAAGATAGGGATATGGTTGTGACTACGATTGAAGAAGTCATTGCTAGACTAGAGGATATTACGAAATACAAAGATATCCTTGGTCTGAAAAAGATTGCAGCGAAGAACATGCCCATCAACCTCACTA ATACAGTTCAAAATCATTTGAAGGATAAGCTAGAAGGGAAGAAATTCTTGGTTGTTGTAGATGATGTATGGAGCAGTAATCGTGAGGGTTGGGAAAGCTTTCTAACtccttttgaatgtggaagtgagGGAAGTCATATTATTGTAACATCCCGTCTTGATTCAGTTGCTTCAATGGTGAAGACTAATGACATTCAACATCTCAATTTGAGTTTGTTGCATGAGGAAGATTGTTGGTTAGTATTTGCAAAACATACATTTTTTCCTACTGAATCTAGTGACCGTTCATCTTTAGAAATTATTGGTAGAAAAATTGTTCAAAAGTGTAAAGGGTTACCTTTGGCTGTCCAAACACTTGGGGGCTTATTAAGGACAAAAGATCATGAGAGGGAATGGATTGGTGTTTTGAATAGCGAGATTTGGGAGTTTTCTAAAGATGAGAGTAGCATTCTTCCTGCATTAAGAATTAGTTATTACTATCTCCCTTCTACTTAA